DNA from Odocoileus virginianus isolate 20LAN1187 ecotype Illinois unplaced genomic scaffold, Ovbor_1.2 Unplaced_Contig_370, whole genome shotgun sequence:
GTGGAATAAAGGTGGGAAAGTCTTTCCTCAATTCTCAAATCTAAACAGACACAGGAAAACCCATACTGGAGGGAAACCTAACCAATGCACAGAATGTGGCAAAACCTTTAGGAAGCCCTCAAACCTTACTCGACATCTCAGAACTCATACTGCAGAGAAGACttataaatgtacagaatgtggcaaagcctttacCCGGAGTTCAAACCTTAATCAACATAGGCGAATGCACACTGGGGAAAAACCATATAAATGTCAGAATTGTGGAAAAGCCTTTAACACAAGTACGACACTTATTCAACATCAGCGAATGCATACTGGGGAAAAACCATACAAGTGTAAAGAGTGTGGCAAAGCTTTTATCAGTTGCTCAAATCTTAGTCAACATCAGAGAAGTCATACTGGGCAGAAGCCTTATACATGCagagaatgtgggaaagcctttaggAGTTCCTCATATCTCACTGTGCATCAGCGAATTCATACTGGGGAGAAGCCTTATAAATGTACAGACTGTAACAAAGCCTTTAATCAGCGCTCGAACCTTCTCCGTCATCAGATAATTCATACTGGGAAGAAACTGTACAACTGTATAGAATGTGGCAAAGCCTACACCAGGCGATCACATGTTACTCAACATCAGCGAATCCATACAGGAGAGAAGCCttataaatgtacagaatgtggcaaagcctttactcagggttcaaacctgaATCGACATAGGCGAGTCCACACTGGGGAAACACCATATAAATGTCAGAACTGTGGGAAAGCCTTTAACCAAAGCACGGCACTTACGCAACATCAGCGAATGCATACTGGGGAGAAACCATACAAGTGTAAAGAGTGTGGCAAAGCTTTTATCAGTTGCTCAAATCTTAATCAACATCAGAAAATTCATACTGGGGAGAAGCTATACAAATGtacagaatgtggcaaagcctttacCAGGAGTTCACATGTTACTCAACATCAGCAAATTCATACAGGAGAGAAGCCTTATAAGTGtacagaatgtggcaaagcctttacCAGGCGTTCACATGTTACTCAACATCAGCGAGTTCATACAGGAGAGAAGCCTTATAAATGTAGagaatgtggcaaagcctttaatCAGACTTCAAACCTTAATCAACATAGGCGAATTCATACCGGGGAGAAACCATACCAATGTAAAGAATGAGGCAAAGGTTTTAACTGCCACTCAAACCTTACTTGCCATAAAATAATTCATACTGCCAAGTAGTcttacaaatataaataatgtgACAGAGCCTTGAAGTGAGCCATCACCTCATTCAGCATCAAAGATCGTGTCCTAGAGAGAGACTGTACAAATGTAATAAGTGATGAAAGAGGTTTGTCCTAAACACATACAACACAAAACGCCAGAGAGTTCATATTGGGAAGAACACTTAATGCTATAAGAAATGTAcgaaatgaatttaaaaactcAGGTCTAAATAAATATCAGAGAATTCATCAAAGATA
Protein-coding regions in this window:
- the LOC139034308 gene encoding LOW QUALITY PROTEIN: zinc finger protein 420-like (The sequence of the model RefSeq protein was modified relative to this genomic sequence to represent the inferred CDS: substituted 1 base at 1 genomic stop codon); the protein is YQSSNLITDRNIHTEENNYKFSECGQVSNQSSQLTQHPSIHAKEEHCKWNKGGKVFPQFSNLNRHRKTHTGGKPNQCTECGKTFRKPSNLTRHLRTHTAEKTYKCTECGKAFTRSSNLNQHRRMHTGEKPYKCQNCGKAFNTSTTLIQHQRMHTGEKPYKCKECGKAFISCSNLSQHQRSHTGQKPYTCRECGKAFRSSSYLTVHQRIHTGEKPYKCTDCNKAFNQRSNLLRHQIIHTGKKLYNCIECGKAYTRRSHVTQHQRIHTGEKPYKCTECGKAFTQGSNLNRHRRVHTGETPYKCQNCGKAFNQSTALTQHQRMHTGEKPYKCKECGKAFISCSNLNQHQKIHTGEKLYKCTECGKAFTRSSHVTQHQQIHTGEKPYKCTECGKAFTRRSHVTQHQRVHTGEKPYKCRECGKAFNQTSNLNQHRRIHTGEKPYQCKEXGKGFNCHSNLTCHKIIHTAK